A genomic stretch from Vulpes lagopus strain Blue_001 chromosome 11, ASM1834538v1, whole genome shotgun sequence includes:
- the SYT12 gene encoding synaptotagmin-12 — MAMDVSEYQLSVIKSPPGWEVGVYTAGALALLGIAAVSLWKLWTSGNFPSPSPFPNYDYRYLQQKYGETYAEAKQKRVPAWNTQRASTRGPHSRKGSLSIEDTFESISELGPLELMGRELDLAPFGTLHKSQSADSLNSISSVSNTFGQDFTLGQVEVSMDYDAASHTLHVAVLQGKDLLEREEAGFESCFMRVSLLPDEQIVGISRIQRNAYSIFFDEKFSIPLDPVALEEKSLRFSVFGIDEDERNVSTGVVELKLSVLDLPLQPFGGWLYLQDQNKAADAVGEILLSLSYLPTAERLTVVVVKAKNLIWTNDKTTADPFVKVYLLQDGRKMSKKKTAVKRDDPNPVFNEAMIFSVPAIVLQDLSLRVTVAESSSDGRGDNVGHVIIGPSASGMGTTHWNQMLATLRRPVSMWHPVRRN, encoded by the exons TAATCAAGAGCCCTCCTGGCTGGGAGGTGGGTGTCTACACTGCTGGGGCCCTGGCACTGCTGGGAATTGCAGCTGTGAGCCTGTGGAAGCTCTGGACATCGGGGAACTTCCCCAGCCCATCCCCATTCCCAAACTACGACTACAGATACCTCCAGCAGAAATATGGGGAGACCTACGCAGAGGCCAAGCAGAAG AGGGTGCCTGCCTGGAACACCCAGCGGGCCAGCACGCGGGGACCACACAGTCGCAAAGGCAGCCTCAGCATTGAGGACACCTTTGAGAGCATCAGTGAGCTGGGGCCCCTGGAGCTGATGGGTCGGGAGCTGGACCTGGCCCCCTTTGGCACCCTCCACAAGTCCCAGTCGGCGGACTCCCTGAACTCCATCTCCTCTGTGAGCAACACCTTCGGGCAGGACTTCACGCTGGGCCAGGTGGAGGTGAGCATGGACTACGATGCGGCCTCCCACACCCTCCACGTGGCCGTGCTGCAGGGCAAGGACCTCCTGGAGCGGGAAGAAGCTGGCTTCGAGTCCTGCTTCATGCGTGTCAGCCTGCTGCCGGATGAGCAGATTGTGGGCATCTCCCGG atCCAGAGGAATGCGTATTCCATCTTCTTCGATGAGAAGTTCTCCATCCCCCTGGACCCTGTGGCCCTGGAGGAGAAGAGCCTGCGGTTCTCTGTGTTTGGCATTGATGAGGATGAGCGGAACGTCAGCACAGGGGTGGTGGAGCTGAAACTTTCTGTGCTGGACCTCCCGCTGCAGCCCTTTGGCGGCTGGCTCTACTTACAAGACCAGAACAAG GCTGCGGACGCTGTGGGCGAGATCCTGCTCTCCCTTAGCTACCTCCCTACAGCTGAGCGCCTCACTGTGGTGGTGGTGAAAGCCAAGAATCTCATCTGGACCAATGACAAGACCACAGCAG ACCCCTTCGTCAAGGTGTACCTGCTTCAGGATGGGAGGAAGATGAGCAAAAAGAAGACAGCCGTGAAGAGGGATGACCCCAACCCGGTGTTCAATGAGGCCATGATCTTCTCTGTCCCAGCCATCGTGCTCCAG GACCTGTCTCTCCGTGTGACAGTGGCTGAGAGCAGCAGCGACGGCCGAGGGGACAACGTGGGCCATGTCATCATTGGGCCATCAGCCAGTGGCATGGGCACCACACACTGGAACCAGATGCTGGCCACACTGCGCAGGCCTGTGTCCATGTGGCACCCCGTTCGGCGAAACTAG